The proteins below are encoded in one region of Fimbriimonadaceae bacterium:
- the ndk gene encoding nucleoside-diphosphate kinase, which produces MEQTTLVLIKPGGVQRNLIGEITRRIEARQLKVTGLRLMRADRAIVEEHYAEHRERPFFKDVCDYLTSGPVVAMAVQGTNAVKAIRAMMGATNPLEAEPGTIRGDFALTIEDNLTHSSSDESAASRELALWFPEGTVG; this is translated from the coding sequence ATGGAGCAGACCACTCTCGTCCTTATCAAGCCTGGTGGAGTCCAGCGCAACCTCATCGGTGAGATCACCCGACGCATCGAAGCGCGACAGCTGAAGGTGACCGGCCTTCGGCTCATGCGCGCGGACCGGGCGATCGTCGAAGAGCACTACGCAGAGCACCGCGAGCGCCCGTTCTTCAAGGACGTCTGCGACTATCTCACGAGCGGCCCGGTGGTCGCGATGGCCGTGCAAGGCACGAACGCGGTGAAGGCGATCCGCGCGATGATGGGCGCGACGAACCCGCTGGAGGCCGAGCCGGGCACGATCCGCGGCGATTTCGCCCTCACGATCGAAGACAACTTGACCCACAGTAGCAGCGACGAGTCCGCGGCAAGCCGCGAACTCGCCCTATGGTTCCCGGAAGGAACGGTCGGTTAA
- a CDS encoding helix-turn-helix transcriptional regulator: MACQGLSDRLICDRLQIKSGTLGTYWSRIRLKTGLTNRSALSAAFARSEVVDSLSAVIGSLVLCTLDPDRNGTFQPDGAGRSGASPFGSLPVSALVLSRDGIVAFTEQASKQFSVGFGGHALHNAFGVKLATRIMDEVHATINDGNSRYVQALFRKCGADEVVHLDISLVKTGHVLALVHGRALNVARSNVFAA, from the coding sequence TTGGCTTGCCAAGGATTAAGCGACCGGCTCATATGTGACCGGCTGCAAATTAAATCTGGCACACTCGGCACCTATTGGAGCCGAATTCGGCTGAAGACGGGGCTCACGAATCGGTCTGCGCTTTCTGCCGCGTTCGCGCGGTCGGAGGTCGTGGATTCCTTGAGTGCCGTCATCGGCTCTCTCGTTCTCTGCACGCTGGATCCAGATCGGAACGGCACCTTTCAACCTGATGGTGCGGGCAGGTCGGGGGCTTCGCCCTTTGGGAGCCTGCCTGTCTCCGCCCTTGTCCTAAGCCGCGACGGGATCGTCGCTTTCACCGAACAAGCGAGCAAGCAGTTCAGCGTCGGCTTCGGCGGACACGCGCTGCACAACGCCTTTGGCGTAAAGCTCGCCACGCGCATCATGGACGAGGTCCACGCCACCATCAATGACGGGAACTCCCGCTACGTGCAGGCTCTCTTCCGCAAGTGCGGGGCTGACGAGGTGGTCCACCTCGACATCAGCCTTGTGAAAACGGGCCACGTCCTGGCGCTCGTCCATGGGCGGGCGTTGAACGTGGCCCGAAGCAACGTCTTCGCTGCTTAA
- a CDS encoding carbohydrate ABC transporter permease → MTFLSLMSAVADLAGWAATVFALWSFFVRRSVPGVRAAAGALLLAALAFADRPVLPRPVVPVAWPVLPWTAWAGLVTGAYAVHLASFAWAAGKTSPEYGTKVRRAWLAATIAALFLIGAGISGEQGAWLLGAWPVSGSAAGGLALVVLALLRPSSSRGEEAWGRGLAVLGVCALFALPTLWMVVVSLGGHTLAPAWDHTFESYRSAVRALPPEAEWGLAPLRNTLWLVSLRVFGATLSSAIVAYGFARFRFPGRSVLFGLLLATLMLPGAVTMVPKFLLWRNLGFVDSLVPLWLPEFFGSAFSVFLLTRFFSTLPAQTEEAARLDGAGPLRIFASVSLPQAVPALGVVAVWTFVTSWSDFSGPLIYINSPGKMPVSYALQLASSEQGANAGVMMAMTTLAVLPVALVFALAQRAFAKNLQRNEQNG, encoded by the coding sequence ATGACCTTTTTGAGCTTGATGTCCGCCGTGGCGGATCTTGCCGGGTGGGCGGCGACCGTTTTCGCACTCTGGAGTTTTTTCGTACGCCGGAGCGTCCCGGGTGTGCGCGCGGCGGCGGGCGCGCTCTTGCTCGCTGCGCTCGCCTTCGCGGACCGGCCCGTCTTGCCGCGGCCGGTCGTCCCGGTCGCTTGGCCCGTCCTCCCTTGGACGGCTTGGGCAGGGCTCGTGACGGGCGCCTATGCAGTGCATCTCGCCTCGTTCGCGTGGGCAGCGGGCAAAACGTCGCCCGAATACGGCACGAAGGTGCGGCGTGCCTGGCTCGCGGCAACGATTGCCGCGCTCTTCCTCATTGGCGCAGGGATTTCGGGCGAGCAGGGCGCTTGGCTCTTGGGGGCATGGCCGGTCTCCGGAAGCGCCGCCGGCGGCCTCGCCCTTGTTGTGCTGGCCCTGCTCCGACCTTCATCCTCGCGAGGGGAGGAGGCGTGGGGCCGCGGCCTCGCGGTGCTCGGAGTGTGCGCCCTCTTCGCACTGCCTACTTTATGGATGGTCGTGGTGAGCCTTGGGGGGCACACGCTCGCACCGGCTTGGGATCACACGTTCGAGAGCTATCGCTCGGCTGTGAGGGCGCTCCCGCCGGAGGCTGAATGGGGTTTGGCCCCCCTTCGCAATACGCTCTGGCTCGTCAGCCTGCGCGTCTTCGGGGCGACCTTGAGCTCGGCTATCGTCGCCTATGGTTTCGCTCGGTTCCGGTTCCCGGGACGGTCGGTGCTCTTCGGGCTCTTGCTCGCAACTTTGATGCTGCCTGGCGCGGTCACGATGGTGCCCAAATTCCTCCTCTGGCGAAACCTTGGGTTCGTGGACTCCCTCGTGCCGCTGTGGCTGCCCGAGTTCTTTGGGAGCGCGTTTTCTGTTTTTCTTCTCACGCGGTTCTTCTCGACGCTTCCTGCGCAAACTGAGGAGGCCGCGCGCCTGGACGGTGCAGGCCCTCTGCGAATCTTCGCGAGCGTCTCACTCCCGCAGGCGGTACCGGCCCTCGGCGTCGTGGCAGTTTGGACGTTTGTTACTTCGTGGAGCGACTTTTCCGGGCCATTGATCTATATCAATTCTCCGGGAAAAATGCCGGTGAGCTATGCGCTCCAGCTCGCGAGTTCAGAGCAGGGGGCAAATGCTGGGGTGATGATGGCGATGACGACTCTGGCCGTGCTTCCAGTCGCGCTGGTCTTTGCCCTCGCGCAACGGGCGTTTGCAAAAAATCTCCAGCGAAATGAACAAAACGGGTAG
- a CDS encoding extracellular solute-binding protein, with protein sequence MRVWGLNLGLDDVGQAEVVREFERRNPNIKIEVLGMGLGGMNPQKLMTSLLAGDPPDVVYQDRFSVADWASRGAFESLESLVARDRPDPAAPRREDYVPAAWDEASWDGELYGVPIQCDTRALYWNRSRFREAGLPDRPPATWDETLAVSRLLTGKGRYGFLPLVGNSYFALFALQKQAPVLDGERCVLQNERSRAALEFMGEAYGLAGGYEASRTLSVTSGASPADAFSRGQVAMKIDGDWSLRRLLLAAPDLDFGVAPPPMPADAKSGQARTWVGGFAYCIPRGARHREAAWDYIKFATSTEGRGIERRAQMASDAARGLPTYPRPSAHIPSNREALAEFNPKDARTASAVQTHFQLLAVAASRPRSAIGQTIWQEQNRATEAFLAGKRNATEALADAQAQIQGALDERARLARAPRADLRAPVVLGSTAVALAALTACGLGWRRLGPLGRWEARWGLLLVAPWLVGAILFTIGPLVASLVLSTTLWNGVEPPRWIGLANYRELFGPDRERTAHAFGNVAYLVGVGVPLSVFASLGLALVMDWASRFGGAVRWVVGLPSILPAVATTILWLWLFHPDPAIGAVNATWTAVFGKSLPPPGWFASAEWAKPALVALGLWGAGSGALVFLAGLRRVPRDLQDAAEIDGAGPGARFRAVTLPHLAPILAFTAVAGVIGALQTFDTAYVATGAGAGPGDSLLFPVYQVFVSGFAELRLGYASALAWVVFVVAALATLAQFAIARLWSGDRGGA encoded by the coding sequence GTGCGCGTGTGGGGCTTGAACCTGGGGCTGGACGACGTGGGGCAGGCCGAGGTCGTGCGCGAATTTGAGCGCCGCAATCCGAACATCAAGATCGAAGTCCTCGGTATGGGACTGGGGGGCATGAACCCCCAGAAACTCATGACTTCCCTGCTCGCGGGCGATCCCCCGGACGTGGTCTACCAAGACCGATTCTCAGTGGCGGACTGGGCGAGCAGAGGGGCCTTCGAGTCCCTCGAAAGCCTTGTCGCGCGCGACAGGCCCGACCCTGCCGCCCCCCGGCGCGAGGACTACGTTCCGGCGGCTTGGGACGAGGCCAGCTGGGACGGTGAGCTCTACGGGGTGCCGATCCAGTGCGACACGCGCGCGCTTTATTGGAACAGGTCCCGCTTCCGCGAAGCGGGCCTGCCGGACCGCCCCCCCGCGACTTGGGACGAGACGCTTGCCGTCAGTCGCCTTCTCACGGGCAAGGGCCGGTACGGGTTCCTGCCGCTGGTCGGCAACTCGTACTTCGCGCTCTTCGCGTTGCAGAAGCAGGCGCCGGTCCTGGACGGCGAGCGATGCGTCCTCCAGAACGAGCGGTCACGCGCGGCGCTGGAATTCATGGGGGAGGCTTACGGGCTCGCCGGAGGTTACGAGGCTTCGCGGACGCTCTCCGTGACTTCCGGCGCGTCCCCGGCGGACGCATTCTCGCGGGGCCAGGTCGCGATGAAGATCGATGGGGACTGGTCGCTCCGACGGCTTCTCCTCGCAGCCCCCGACCTTGACTTCGGCGTCGCTCCGCCGCCCATGCCCGCCGACGCGAAGTCTGGCCAGGCGCGGACTTGGGTGGGCGGCTTTGCCTACTGCATCCCGCGCGGGGCCCGACACCGGGAAGCCGCCTGGGATTACATCAAGTTTGCGACCAGCACCGAGGGGCGCGGCATCGAGCGGCGGGCACAAATGGCGAGCGACGCCGCGCGCGGCCTGCCCACCTATCCGCGTCCCAGCGCCCACATCCCTTCGAACCGGGAGGCCCTGGCGGAGTTCAACCCGAAGGACGCTCGCACGGCTTCCGCGGTCCAGACTCATTTCCAGCTCCTGGCGGTGGCTGCTTCGCGCCCGCGCTCGGCGATCGGCCAGACGATCTGGCAAGAGCAGAACCGGGCGACGGAGGCGTTCCTCGCCGGGAAGCGGAACGCGACCGAAGCCCTGGCGGACGCGCAAGCCCAGATCCAAGGCGCGCTCGATGAACGCGCGCGGCTCGCGAGGGCCCCCCGTGCGGACCTGCGCGCGCCGGTCGTGCTCGGCAGCACCGCCGTCGCGCTTGCCGCGCTCACGGCCTGTGGGCTTGGCTGGCGCAGGCTCGGCCCGCTCGGTCGCTGGGAGGCCCGCTGGGGGCTTCTCCTGGTCGCCCCTTGGCTGGTCGGCGCGATCCTGTTCACGATCGGGCCCCTAGTGGCCTCGCTCGTCCTGAGCACGACCTTGTGGAACGGCGTGGAACCCCCGCGCTGGATCGGCCTCGCCAACTATCGAGAGCTCTTCGGGCCCGACCGCGAGCGCACTGCACACGCCTTCGGCAACGTCGCTTACCTGGTGGGGGTCGGCGTGCCGCTCAGCGTCTTCGCCTCGCTTGGGCTCGCCTTGGTGATGGACTGGGCCTCGCGTTTCGGCGGTGCGGTGCGTTGGGTGGTGGGGCTGCCCAGCATCTTGCCCGCAGTCGCCACGACCATCCTTTGGCTGTGGCTCTTCCACCCCGATCCCGCTATCGGGGCTGTCAACGCCACCTGGACCGCGGTCTTTGGCAAGTCGCTTCCCCCGCCCGGCTGGTTCGCCTCCGCCGAGTGGGCGAAGCCGGCCCTGGTGGCGCTTGGCCTTTGGGGCGCGGGCTCGGGCGCGCTTGTCTTCCTCGCCGGGCTGCGCCGGGTGCCGCGCGACCTGCAGGACGCTGCCGAGATCGATGGCGCCGGCCCCGGCGCCCGGTTCCGGGCCGTCACTCTTCCCCATCTGGCGCCCATCCTTGCCTTCACGGCGGTCGCGGGCGTCATCGGGGCGCTCCAGACGTTCGATACTGCGTATGTCGCGACCGGGGCGGGGGCGGGGCCGGGCGATTCGCTGCTCTTCCCCGTTTACCAGGTGTTCGTGTCCGGGTTTGCCGAGCTACGGCTGGGCTACGCGAGTGCGCTAGCTTGGGTCGTGTTCGTCGTCGCCGCGCTCGCGACCCTCGCCCAGTTCGCGATCGCCCGCCTTTGGAGTGGCGACCGAGGCGGGGCATGA
- a CDS encoding MFS transporter: protein MVAIWLTVFFDLMSFGLVIPDVQLRAENLGAKGAMVGLVIAIYSISQFLFSPYLGSLSDRHGRRVVLLFTSIFSVLAAFAYSFSHSIWIMLGARFLLGLSGASLGVAYAYISDVTAPENRAAAMGKIGMAFGVGFMIGPPLGAYLVTAGGGQPFLLGVVSAAFAFVNLLFVYFFLPHIPPKKRESAGGLLGEMKAVGQALRTPGLSVLLLMFFVANFAFSNLESTYFRLAKDVYAINQQQTSFVLVYVGLVAAVFQGGMIPRLVAGFGEVKLLRVAYLLQGPALALVPFTPIWIPLLIGALFLGVGNGMAQPSLSSLLSRNAPVTLVGGIFGVQSALGAIARIFGPVLGNQLYEVRPWVPYALAGALMLAPLALAQTIPDPTSGPGSAGEPAAEPLV from the coding sequence ATGGTGGCCATCTGGCTCACCGTCTTCTTCGACTTGATGTCCTTCGGCCTGGTCATCCCGGACGTCCAGCTCCGAGCGGAGAACCTCGGCGCGAAGGGCGCGATGGTGGGTCTCGTCATCGCGATCTATTCGATCAGCCAGTTCCTCTTCTCGCCGTACCTGGGCAGCCTGAGCGACCGGCACGGGCGGCGCGTGGTGCTCCTCTTCACCTCCATTTTTTCCGTGCTCGCTGCGTTCGCGTACAGCTTCTCGCACTCGATCTGGATCATGCTTGGTGCTCGTTTCCTGTTGGGCCTTAGCGGGGCTAGCCTCGGCGTGGCCTACGCTTACATCTCGGACGTCACGGCACCGGAGAACCGGGCCGCCGCGATGGGCAAGATAGGCATGGCGTTTGGCGTGGGCTTCATGATCGGGCCACCGCTCGGCGCGTACCTGGTGACGGCCGGAGGCGGGCAGCCCTTTCTCCTCGGCGTGGTCTCAGCCGCCTTCGCGTTCGTCAACCTCTTGTTCGTCTATTTCTTCCTGCCCCATATCCCACCGAAGAAGCGGGAAAGCGCGGGCGGGCTCCTGGGTGAGATGAAGGCGGTGGGGCAGGCGCTCCGCACCCCTGGCCTCAGTGTGTTGCTGTTGATGTTCTTCGTCGCGAACTTTGCGTTCTCAAACCTGGAAAGCACGTACTTCCGGCTCGCCAAGGACGTGTACGCCATCAACCAGCAGCAGACTTCGTTCGTGCTCGTCTACGTGGGTTTGGTCGCGGCTGTGTTCCAAGGCGGCATGATCCCGCGGCTCGTCGCCGGCTTTGGCGAAGTGAAGCTCCTGCGCGTCGCGTACCTTTTGCAGGGCCCGGCGTTGGCGCTCGTACCGTTTACTCCAATATGGATCCCGCTCTTGATCGGGGCGCTGTTCCTGGGCGTGGGCAATGGCATGGCGCAGCCAAGTCTGAGCAGCCTTCTCAGCCGCAATGCGCCTGTGACCTTGGTCGGCGGCATTTTCGGCGTGCAGTCCGCCCTCGGGGCCATTGCCCGCATCTTCGGCCCGGTGCTGGGCAACCAGCTTTACGAGGTGCGGCCCTGGGTGCCGTACGCTCTCGCCGGTGCCCTGATGCTGGCCCCTCTGGCCCTGGCCCAGACCATCCCCGACCCGACCTCTGGGCCCGGAAGCGCGGGAGAACCCGCCGCCGAACCTTTGGTATGA